One genomic segment of Gorilla gorilla gorilla isolate KB3781 chromosome 23, NHGRI_mGorGor1-v2.1_pri, whole genome shotgun sequence includes these proteins:
- the BID gene encoding BH3-interacting domain death agonist isoform X1: MDCEVNNGSGLRDECITNLLVFGFLQSCSDNSFRRELDALGHELPVLAPQWEGYDELQTDGNRSSHSRLGRIEADSESQEDIIRNIARHLAQVGDSMDRSIPPGLVNGLALQLRNTSRSEEDRNRDLATALEQLLQAYPRDMEKEKTMLVLALLLAKKVASHTPSLLRDVFHTTVNFINQNLRTYVRSLARNGMD, from the exons GTCAACAACGGTTCCGGCCTCAGGGATGAGTGCATCACAAACCTACTGGTGTTTGGCTTCCTCCAAAGCTGCTCTGACAACAGCTTCCGCAGAGAGCTGGACGCACTGGGCCACGAGCTGCCAGTGCTGGCTCCCCAGTGGGAGGGCTACGATGAGCTGCAGACTGACGGCAACCGCAGCAGCCACTCCCGCTTGGGAAGAATAGAGGCAG ATTCTGAAAGTCAAGAAGACATCATCAGGAATATTGCCAGGCACCTCGCCCAGGTCGGGGACAGCATGGACCGTAGCATCCCTCCGGGCCTGGTGAACGGCCTGGCCCTGCAGCTCAGGAACACCAGCCGGTCGGAGGAG GACCGGAACAGGGACCTGGCCACTGCCCTGGAGCAGCTGCTGCAGGCCTACCCTAGAGACATGGAGAAGGAGAAGACCATGCTGGTGCTGGCCCTGCTGCTGGCCAAGAAGGTGGCCAGTCACACGCCGTCCTTGCTCCGTGATGTCTTTCACACAACAGTGAATTTTATTAACCAGAACCTACGCACCTACGTGAGGAGCTTAGCCAGAAAT GGGATGGACTGA
- the BID gene encoding BH3-interacting domain death agonist isoform X2, translated as MDRSIPPGLVNGLALQLRNTSRSEEDRNRDLATALEQLLQAYPRDMEKEKTMLVLALLLAKKVASHTPSLLRDVFHTTVNFINQNLRTYVRSLARNGMD; from the exons ATGGACCGTAGCATCCCTCCGGGCCTGGTGAACGGCCTGGCCCTGCAGCTCAGGAACACCAGCCGGTCGGAGGAG GACCGGAACAGGGACCTGGCCACTGCCCTGGAGCAGCTGCTGCAGGCCTACCCTAGAGACATGGAGAAGGAGAAGACCATGCTGGTGCTGGCCCTGCTGCTGGCCAAGAAGGTGGCCAGTCACACGCCGTCCTTGCTCCGTGATGTCTTTCACACAACAGTGAATTTTATTAACCAGAACCTACGCACCTACGTGAGGAGCTTAGCCAGAAAT GGGATGGACTGA